GACCGATGAGAGACAGAACTTCGTCACCATCGCCAAAGTCAAAACACAAAGCCCGATTCAGCGCAGATAAAAACAAAGCCAAAATTGAACCTAAAGTAGCAAAAGAGGCAACACCAAAGCAGGATGATGTTTACGACAACTTATCTGCCGAAGATCGCATGAAGGCAAAACTAGAAAAACTACTAAATAAATAACGAAAAGTGTTTACATGGCAATGCGGTGCGTATACTATACGTCCCGCTGCTGTGGAGGGGTTCCCGAGTGGCCAAAGGGAGCAGATTGTAAATCTGCCACGAAAGTTTCGGTGGTTCGAATCCACCTCCCTCCACCATTAATTTTTATCTGAAGTTAATGTTTTGCAGATTCAAGAAAAATCCAAGCACCTTTCAATAAGTAAACTTCAAAAAGCATAAGTACCATGCTTTATCTGGATAAAACCACACCTTAAGCACAGACTTATCCACATTTTATTAAAAAATCACAACCCCCCATTAATGCCACCCCACTAAGACCACACCAAATCACTAGAACCAACCATTCATAACATGTCACGTACAACATGTCATACACAACAAACAAGACACAAGCACGAACCAAAAACTAAGAATAAGGCAGATAGGCAGATAGGCAGATAGATAAGCTATCTTTAGAAATAAGTAAGAGACAGGATAAAAGACAATAAAAAAGAAATGAGAAGGCAAGGACAAAAATGGTGGGTCGTACTGGATTCGAACCAGTGACCAATTGATTAAAAGTCAACTGCTCTACCAACTGAGCTAACGACCCGCTCATAGTTTTTGTACTGACAACCTAATGGTCGGAGTAGAGGGATTCGAACCCCCGACATCCTGCTCCCAAAGCAGGCGCGCTACCAGACTGCGCTATACTCCGATTGGCTCCTCGAACTGGACTCGAACCAGTGACCCAATGATTAACAGTCATTTGCTCTACCAACTGAGCTATCGAGGAATTAATCAGATTAGTGCAGGACATAAATAAGGATAGTTGGTGGGTCGTACTGGATTCGAACCAGTGACCAATTGATTAAAAGTCAACTGCTCTACCAACTGAGCTAACGACCCAACTATCAAGTAATGGGGTGGACGATGGGGCTTGAACCCACGACCGCCGGAATCACAATCCGGAGCTCTACCGACTGAGCTACGCCCACCATTACTAATGGTGATGATAAAATAATGGTCGGAGTAGAGGGATTCGAACCCCCGACATCCTGCTCCCAAAGCAGGCGCGCTACCAGACTGCGCTATACTCCGATGGCTCCTCGAACTGGACTCGAACCAGTGACCCAATGATTAACAGTCATTTGCTCTACCAACTGAGCTATCGAGGAACTAATTTTATCTTTGCTTACAACGACCATCCAGTAGATGGCGGAGGAGGAGAGATTCGAACTCTCGGTAGGCTATTAACCTACGCCAGTTTTCAAGACTGGTGCATTAAACCGCTCTGCCACCCCTCCGTTGCGAGCGAGATGTATAATACTGATTTGAGATTTCAGTGCAACCTCTTTTTTAAAAAAGTTTCACTTTTTTCGTTTACATAGCCCTGTTCAGGCGCAGAGCGAATCCAGACGTTGGAATACCAGTAATACTGCTGACCAGAACGGTCCGGCATGCTGCAATTAATTCGACCTCGCCCCACGCCAAATGCTTTATTTGCTGTGGCAATCACTTCACGGTCAGACGTCCAATCAAGGGACGTTTTGCCCTGGCCTGACACGTAGCACGCCAAATCCTTCAAACGGTACTGTCCATCCTTAAAAGTCAGCCGAATAGACACAGGCTGATCCGTCGCATAATCACCACCCGTCTCCTCGGCAAGCAAGGGCATCGGCTTAGAATGTAACTTAGTTTTTAATGTCGACAATGGAGCGTAAGCACCAGACGCTGGAAAACGCGGTAAATTTTCAAAATCCGAATCAGCACTGATTACACCCGACTGCTGGCCAAACGCCATCATACCTTTGGCTTCCATCAGATCACGGATGCGACTATTCGACTCACCATAGGGGTACGCCAGCATTTTGGGTGAATACCCTAAATTGTCTATCAGCAATTTTTCAACTGTGTCTACCTCATACGCCATTCGCGCTAACCATGCCTCATTCTCCTCGCCTTTTTCTTTGCGCAACATATAGGGATGTCGAATGGTATGATTGGCGAACACCGCACCCGCTTCCTGCATTTCTTTCATTTGTTCCCACGTTAAAAAGCGTCGACTGTTACGCTCAACAGGCTCCGTGTTAATAAACACAGTAAAAGGAAAACGTCTTTCTTTTAAAATCGGAAAGCCGGCTTGATAAATATTGCGATAGGCGTCATCAAATGAAATAGCCACGGCTTTATCAGGTAAAGATTTTCTGGCTTTTAAATCATCTAACGCAGAGCGTAAATCCACCACAGTAAAACCAGCACTTTGTAAATAATCCATGTGCTCAGTAAATTGCTCAGGCGTCACAGAAGTAGACGCTGGGGTGGTATTGCTCACATGGTGGTATTGAAGCACGGGCAAATAATCCTGTGCTTGCGCCGAGACACTCAGCACGACCGCTAATAAACCAACATGACACTTTAACAACATACTTTTTCCTTTTTAGTGATTGTTTCAACGCATTCTACGGACGAAACAAACACATAACCAGTACAGGGCCCATTCATGCCCTACACCGTAAACTGTTATGGCTGTTTTGCTATGTCACTGCCTCTACTTTTTATGAGAACTAACTCCTACACTCGATGAATCAGATTAGACAAAAATAAGAGGTTAGCATGAGTAAATCCGTTTTTTATCAACATCTCAAAGATCAACTTCAAACTCTAAAAAATGAAGGGCTCTATAAACAAGAGCGCCCACTTATCTCGCCTCAATCCAGTCAAATACAGACCACGGACAAGACCCCTCTGATTAACCTGTGTGCGAATAACTACCTTGGACTGGCCAACAACCGATACGTCACCCAGTCAGCCCATCAAGCACTGGAGCAGCACGGCTATGGTATGGCGTCGGTGCGTTTTATCTGCGGGACGCAACACATTCATACCCAGCTAGAACGAAACCTCAGCGACTTTTTACAGATGGAAGACACGATCCTGTATTCGTCCTGCTTTGACGCCAACGCCGGGCTGTTTGAAACACTGCTCGGTAAAGAAGACGCGATTATCAGCGATGCACTCAATCACGCCAGCATCATCGACGGCATTCGTTTATGTAAGGCAAAACGTTACCGCTACGCAAATAACGACAGGGGTGAACTGGAAGCTAAGCTCCAGCAAGCAGACATAGATGGCGCAAAAACCAAGTTGATTGTAACGGATGGCGTATTTTCTATGGATGGCATCATTGCTGATCTCAAATCTGTCTGCGACCTTGCCGACAAGTACGATGCACTCGTTATGGTCGATGACTCTCATGCGGTCGGATTCTTAGGGAAAAACGGTCGAGGCAGCCATGAATATTGCAATGTGCTCGGACGCATTGACATCATAACTGGGACATTAGGCAAGGCCCTTGGTGGCGCATCGGGTGGTTACACCAGCGCGTCTAAAAACGTTGTTGACTGGTTGCGTCAGCGCTCGCGACCTTATTTGTTTTCAAATTCACTGGCACCCGTTATTACCGCCACCAGTATTGCCATCCTTGAGATGATTCAGACCGGCTCCGCGGCTCGCCATCAACTGCAACAGAATAGCCAATATTTTCGTAGTAAAATGAGCGCGTTAGGGTTTCACTTAATCCCCGGCGACCACCCGATTATTCCAGTACTTTTGGGCGACGCCTCCGTGGCGCAAGCAATGGCCAACGCCCTCTACAAAGAAGGTATCTTTGTGACTGGATTCGCTTACCCTGTCGTACCCATGGGTAAGGCCAGAATTCGCACTCAGATGTCGGCATCTCACACTCAACAAGAGCTCGACCAAGCTATCCATGCTTTTGCAAAAGTAGGACGTGAAATGGGTTTAATTGAAGGAAATACACCATGAAAACGCTGACAAAACAGCACCCACAAAAGGGCATTTGGATGACCGACGTGGCCTATCCCGAGTGCGGCCATAACGACGTCATCATCAAAATACGCAAAACCGCGATTTGTGGAACGGATATGCACATATACCACTGGGATGAATGGGCACAAAACACCATTCCGACGCCGATGACCATCGGCCATGAGTTTGTTGGTGTGATCACTGATATTGGCCCTGAAGTTTCTGGCTTTAAAATTGGTGATCGCGTGTCTGGTGAAGGTCATATTACCTGTGGCCATTGTCGAAACTGTCGCGCTGGGCGACGCCATTTATGCCGAAAAACACTGGGCGTCGGCGTCAATCGTACGGGCGCTTTTGCCGAATATTTAGCCATACCCGCCAGCAATGCGTTTAAAATCCCTGACAACATCAGCGATGACATGGCCGCTATTTTTGATCCCTTTGGTAACGCGACGCACACAGCACTGTCGTTTGATCTCATCGGTGAAGACGTATTAATTACCGGTGCAGGCCCAATTGGCGCCATGGCTGCAGCCATCGCTAAGCATGTTGGTGCACGTAATGTCGTCATTACCGATGTAAACGACTTTCGCTTGGGTCTTGCCAAAAAAATGGGCGCCACGCGCACCGTTAACGTAAGTCGTGAATCGCTGAAAGACGTCATGACCGAGCTCGACATGCACGAAGGCTTTGATGTTGGTTTAGAAATGTCGGGCAATGATCAGGCGTTCCGCTCCATGCTTGAAAACATGAACCATGGTGGAAAAATTGCCATGCTGGGAATTCCTAGTAAAAACACACTCATTGATTGGAATCAGGTTATTTTTAAGGGTCTCATCATCAAAGGGGTTTACGGGCGAGAAATGTATGAAACCTGGTACAAAATGGTCGCCATGCTGCAATCTGGTTTAGACATACGCCCCATTATTACTCATCGCTTTAACATCGATGACTTTCAGCAGGGCTTCGACACAATGGAATCGGGTCAATCAGGAAAAGTCATCCTAGATTGGCATTAAATGCACTCAAGTTATTGCGTCGAGAAGGTGATCGCGTTAGCGTCATTCTTTTAGACGCAAACCGAGCAAACACATGTTAGACATCGGCATTCAAACACACCCACTGCCCCACCAAGACGCGCTCTATATTTTGTTGCACCGTAATCAAGTGCTAACAGAGTCGGACGACCAGTTTCTGATACCCTTTACACATTTCCAACCTAATGCCAACATGAACGCCGTGTTTTGTGGCGCATGGACCAACCAAGAAGGCGAAGCACGAGACATTTTTGTGTGTCGTTTTGAATCTATTCCTAAAGGCTTTACAGAAACCGGCTTACGCGAGCTGCTTTTCCTTCAGGACCAATCTCACTATTTGTTGTTAAGCCGTGCTCACCAGCTGTCTACTTGGGACAGAGATCACCAGTTTTGTGGTCGTTGCGGCGCAGCGATGCGTGAAAAGCACACCAAAGAACACACCAAAATCTGCCCATCTTGTACGTTACGACATTACCCCAGAATCTCCCCTTGCATCATTGTGTCGATCCGTAAAGGCAATGAGATTTTATTAGCACGCGGCCTACACGCGCCAAAAGGGAAGTTCAGCAACATCGCGGGCTTCGTCGAAGCAGGCGAGACACTAGAACAGGCTGTCGCGCGTGAAATCCGTGAAGAAGTGGGGCTTGAAGTCACCAATATACGTTATGTCGACAGTCAACCTTGGTCGTTTCCTCATCAACTGATGGTCGGTTTTTTCGCCGACTATGACAGCGGCGAAATCACCCCAGCACCAGGCGAAATAGACGAAGCCGACTGGTACCCTATTGATGATTTACCCCATACCCCGAACTTGGCCACCATTTCAGGGCAGCTTATCCATCGTCATATCGAACACATAAGCGCAAATCCGCTCTAATTATTTCTGTGTTCAATACAGACTTATTATCGGTATTCAACAAAAAAGGGCTTCCATTTGAAGCCCTTTTTTAGGGTTTTTCTTGGTAAAACTTACTCGGTAATCACCTTGTAACAAGGCACATACGCGCTGCCGGGCAGTTTCATTCTTTGCTGGCGCACAAACGCTTGCAGCAATAAATCCAGCTTTGCTAATAATGTTTTATCGCCATGAATCTCAAACGGGCCAAACTCTTTAATGTAAGCCACGCCCTGGGCTTTCACATTGCCCGCCACGATAGACGAAAAGGCACGGCGCAAATCGGCCGCCAATAAGTGTGTTTCTTGGCCAAAATTCAAGTTCAACTCACGAACTTTTTCATGGGTCGGCTCAAACGGATGCTGAAACTCTTCGGGTATGTGCAGCTTCCAATTGTAATAAAACGCGTCCTGATGGGCTTTCCGGTATTGGCGTACTTCTTCCATACCCTGCTTCATCACACGAGCCACCTCCACCTCGTCTTCAATAATGATGCGGTATTTACTCTGCGCCTCTTGCCCTAACACATCCCCAATAAAAGCATGAATTTGCTCAAAGTAGTCGGCACTTTCTTTTGGCCCTGTAAACACCAAGGGAAAAGGCAAACCAGCATTTTTCGGATGCAACAGAATACCTAAAATGTACAAAATCTCTTCCGCTGTGCCGGCGCCGCCTGGAAACACCACAATCCCATGACCGGCTCGAACAAATGCCTCAAGACGCTTTTCAATGTCTGGCATGATCACCAGCTGATTCACGATCGGGTTAGGTGACTCGGCGGCAATAATACCTGGCTCTGTCAGCCCTAAGTACACACCGTCTTTAATGCGTTGTTTGGCGTGGGCAATGGTCGCCCCTTTCATCGGGCCTTTCATCGCGCCAGGGCCACAGCCAGTACAAATATTCAATTCACGCAAACCGAGCTCATGGCCCACGCGTTTAGTGTAGTCGTATTCGTGACGGGCAATCGAATGTCCACCCCAACAAACGATAAGACTCGGGTCCTGAGCACGACGAAACACCTCTGCATTTCGCAGCATATCAAACACCACATTGGTCAGTTTCGCTGAACTGGCGCCTTCTAATCCACCTGCTAAGTGGTATTCGTGCTGCGTGAAAATAATGTCTCGAAGTACACTGAATAACATTTCACGCACGCTGCTGATCATTTTTCCATCCACAAAGGCGCTGCCTGGGGCGTTTTTGAGCTGCAACTTCACACCGCGCTCTTGCTGAACAATGCGAATGTCAAAATCACTGAACTCTTCTGCCGCAGCTTGTGGATCATCCGAGTCACTGCCGCAGTTTAAAATTGCCAATGCACAGCGATGAAACATATCGTGAAATGGGCCAGACTCTTCTGACAAAAACGAGATTTCATCTTGCGACAACATTTCTAACGCACCCTTTGGTGCGACCAACGCATCAACGCGATCTTCATACTGCATGATCGCCCTCCTCTATTCGTATTGTTTGTATGCCATCCCAACATAGTGGTTACGCATCACCGCTTTATCAAGCCTTGCCAAACAAACCTCATGAAATAGCAACACGCAACCGAGCAATGGGACGATCGTCGATGAGTACATGCAGGGCCGCGGTAATGAGCGCGATCACACACGCGGCCCACCACACCACATCATAAGAGCCTGTCGTGTCATACAAATACCCACCTAGCCAGACACCGCTAAAAGACCCTAATTGATGACCGAGAAACACGATACCGTACAGTAACCCCATGTATCGTAAGCCAAACATTTGCGCCACAATGCCAGAGGTTGGCGGTACCGTCGCCAACCATAGCAGGCCGGTAACAATCGAAAACGCATACACCGAATATTCCGTCATCGGAAAATACATAAACGCCGCAATCGACAATGCCCTAAGAGTGTAAATAATGGTGAGTATCTTCTTCTTCGAATATTTACCAGACCATGAGCCTGATAAAAGGCAGCCGATAATATTAAACAAGCCAATCAACGACAAACTGGCCACCGCAATCTCAGACGTAAAACCTTTATCCGACAAAAAGGGCGGCATGTGCACTGTAATAAACGCCAATTGAAAGCCACACACAAAAAAGCCCACTACTAATAACCAATAATGAGAATAAGCACTTGCTTCTTTTAACGCCTCACGCATGGTTTGGCTGACATCGGCAGCAGAAGACTGACCGTTAAAGGCATCTTTTTCTTGGCGAAACGGACTAGACAACAACACCATCATCAGGGCACACACACCCAACAACATCAGCGCTGTGCTCCATCCATAAGCGGAAATAAAGCCCTGAGCCACAGGAATAACGAGCAATTGCCCCGCCGAACCCGCGGCACTGCCCAATCCCAGCGCAAATGAACGCTTCTCTGGCGACACCATACGCGCCATAGCAGGTAAAACAACACCAAAACCCGTTGCCGCAATGCCCATTCCCATCAACATACCCGCCCCCATATTGAGGCCAAACACCCCATCCGCTCCGGCGGTCACATACAAGCCTAGCGCATACAAAGCCGCCCCAATAAACACGGTTTTTAATGTGCCATAACGATCAGCAAACGCCCCAGCAACCGGCTGAAACAAGCCCCAACATAAATTCTGCAACGCCAACGCAAAAGCGAACACTTCACGCCCATAACCGAACTCTTGAGAAATCGGCGCCATAAAAAAGCCCATGGAGGAGCGTATGCCAAAATTGAGCGCCAACAGCAAACAAATAAGAACAATAGATACACTGAGTAACTTCACAGGACGTGACATGAATAGCTTCCTAAATAAACAACAATAGAGGGGTAATCCTACCTAGCGGCCTCATAGTATTGCTGGTACAGAAATAAGTCGAGTCAGAAACCATTTTTCCCTGACGCATTATCGTGATGGGCTCAAAACTCGATGGCAGAAAACAGATCTGCATTATTCATGACGCCTGACGTGAACACGTCACAGCGCTGATGGAAACAAAAAAAGGCGAACCTGTTGATTAGGTTCGCCTAAAGCGGTTATTGCTTAAATCGGCTACAGTGATCGCGCCAAATTGTTGGTGGTCATTCAGGCATGCTGGTAGTAACCGTATTCGTTTTCATACTCTTCGTAGATGTCTTTGGGCATTGTCTTCTGCGGCCTCATCTTATGAAACGCGGCTTTTAAGCGTATTGCTTTATGCTGTAAACGTTCGATACGACGTGTCACTGTGCGGCTGGTACGGTTCGCCGCGCTGTCAATGGCGGAATACAGATCCGCTTGCTGCTCAGTAATCACCACGTCTTTTTGGCCATTGATTTTGACCAATACTTGGCAGTGTTTGTCTTCACCACCTTTAGGACCGTTCACATCGGTAAGCGTAACGGTCACATGTTGAATGTTGTCATAACGGGAATTCAATGCAAAATTAAGGCGACGTTTCACATACGCTTTTAAACTTCTCGTTAGAGCCAAACGACGTGCATGTACTTTTATTCTCATCTTGATCTCCTTTACTCATAAATGAGTAAGTTACGTTGGAGAATGTAACTTACCGACAAAGACTTTTAAGATATAATCGAATTATCAATGTCAACAATCAGTTTTTTTCGAAGTATTGGTAAAATATGATCAATTTCAAACATTTACACTATTTCTGGATGACCGCAAAACAAGGCAGCATTACAAAGGCCAGTGAAAGTTTGCACATTACGCCGCAAACGATCAGCGGGCAGATCAGTCTGCTGGAAGATCAACTTGGAAAAACGTTATTTACTAAAATGGGTCGCACGTTAAAACTCACTGATACCGGTCGACTGGTTCTGAGTTACGCGGATGAGATTTTTGCTTTGGGCAGTGAACTGGAGCAATCCGTTCGTGTCGCATCGACTGATCGAACGCAACGACTGCGCGTTGGCATTGCAGACGCCATTCCAAAATCCATTGCCTATCGATTGCTGGCACCGGCCATGAAGCTCGATACGCCCATACGATTAGTGTGTAAAGAAAACAGCCTAGAAAGCCTGTTAGGCGAGCTGGCGTTACACAAACTGGATTTTATTATTGCCGATGGTCCGATTCCTCCGCACTTAGGTGTGCGAGGGTTTAA
The sequence above is a segment of the Marinomonas sp. IMCC 4694 genome. Coding sequences within it:
- a CDS encoding polysaccharide deacetylase family protein, with amino-acid sequence MLLKCHVGLLAVVLSVSAQAQDYLPVLQYHHVSNTTPASTSVTPEQFTEHMDYLQSAGFTVVDLRSALDDLKARKSLPDKAVAISFDDAYRNIYQAGFPILKERRFPFTVFINTEPVERNSRRFLTWEQMKEMQEAGAVFANHTIRHPYMLRKEKGEENEAWLARMAYEVDTVEKLLIDNLGYSPKMLAYPYGESNSRIRDLMEAKGMMAFGQQSGVISADSDFENLPRFPASGAYAPLSTLKTKLHSKPMPLLAEETGGDYATDQPVSIRLTFKDGQYRLKDLACYVSGQGKTSLDWTSDREVIATANKAFGVGRGRINCSMPDRSGQQYYWYSNVWIRSAPEQGYVNEKSETFLKKRLH
- a CDS encoding glycine C-acetyltransferase, producing the protein MSKSVFYQHLKDQLQTLKNEGLYKQERPLISPQSSQIQTTDKTPLINLCANNYLGLANNRYVTQSAHQALEQHGYGMASVRFICGTQHIHTQLERNLSDFLQMEDTILYSSCFDANAGLFETLLGKEDAIISDALNHASIIDGIRLCKAKRYRYANNDRGELEAKLQQADIDGAKTKLIVTDGVFSMDGIIADLKSVCDLADKYDALVMVDDSHAVGFLGKNGRGSHEYCNVLGRIDIITGTLGKALGGASGGYTSASKNVVDWLRQRSRPYLFSNSLAPVITATSIAILEMIQTGSAARHQLQQNSQYFRSKMSALGFHLIPGDHPIIPVLLGDASVAQAMANALYKEGIFVTGFAYPVVPMGKARIRTQMSASHTQQELDQAIHAFAKVGREMGLIEGNTP
- the tdh gene encoding L-threonine 3-dehydrogenase — translated: MKTLTKQHPQKGIWMTDVAYPECGHNDVIIKIRKTAICGTDMHIYHWDEWAQNTIPTPMTIGHEFVGVITDIGPEVSGFKIGDRVSGEGHITCGHCRNCRAGRRHLCRKTLGVGVNRTGAFAEYLAIPASNAFKIPDNISDDMAAIFDPFGNATHTALSFDLIGEDVLITGAGPIGAMAAAIAKHVGARNVVITDVNDFRLGLAKKMGATRTVNVSRESLKDVMTELDMHEGFDVGLEMSGNDQAFRSMLENMNHGGKIAMLGIPSKNTLIDWNQVIFKGLIIKGVYGREMYETWYKMVAMLQSGLDIRPIITHRFNIDDFQQGFDTMESGQSGKVILDWH
- the nudC gene encoding NAD(+) diphosphatase, with the translated sequence MLDIGIQTHPLPHQDALYILLHRNQVLTESDDQFLIPFTHFQPNANMNAVFCGAWTNQEGEARDIFVCRFESIPKGFTETGLRELLFLQDQSHYLLLSRAHQLSTWDRDHQFCGRCGAAMREKHTKEHTKICPSCTLRHYPRISPCIIVSIRKGNEILLARGLHAPKGKFSNIAGFVEAGETLEQAVAREIREEVGLEVTNIRYVDSQPWSFPHQLMVGFFADYDSGEITPAPGEIDEADWYPIDDLPHTPNLATISGQLIHRHIEHISANPL
- the ppnN gene encoding nucleotide 5'-monophosphate nucleosidase PpnN, translated to MQYEDRVDALVAPKGALEMLSQDEISFLSEESGPFHDMFHRCALAILNCGSDSDDPQAAAEEFSDFDIRIVQQERGVKLQLKNAPGSAFVDGKMISSVREMLFSVLRDIIFTQHEYHLAGGLEGASSAKLTNVVFDMLRNAEVFRRAQDPSLIVCWGGHSIARHEYDYTKRVGHELGLRELNICTGCGPGAMKGPMKGATIAHAKQRIKDGVYLGLTEPGIIAAESPNPIVNQLVIMPDIEKRLEAFVRAGHGIVVFPGGAGTAEEILYILGILLHPKNAGLPFPLVFTGPKESADYFEQIHAFIGDVLGQEAQSKYRIIIEDEVEVARVMKQGMEEVRQYRKAHQDAFYYNWKLHIPEEFQHPFEPTHEKVRELNLNFGQETHLLAADLRRAFSSIVAGNVKAQGVAYIKEFGPFEIHGDKTLLAKLDLLLQAFVRQQRMKLPGSAYVPCYKVITE
- a CDS encoding MFS transporter; its protein translation is MSRPVKLLSVSIVLICLLLALNFGIRSSMGFFMAPISQEFGYGREVFAFALALQNLCWGLFQPVAGAFADRYGTLKTVFIGAALYALGLYVTAGADGVFGLNMGAGMLMGMGIAATGFGVVLPAMARMVSPEKRSFALGLGSAAGSAGQLLVIPVAQGFISAYGWSTALMLLGVCALMMVLLSSPFRQEKDAFNGQSSAADVSQTMREALKEASAYSHYWLLVVGFFVCGFQLAFITVHMPPFLSDKGFTSEIAVASLSLIGLFNIIGCLLSGSWSGKYSKKKILTIIYTLRALSIAAFMYFPMTEYSVYAFSIVTGLLWLATVPPTSGIVAQMFGLRYMGLLYGIVFLGHQLGSFSGVWLGGYLYDTTGSYDVVWWAACVIALITAALHVLIDDRPIARLRVAIS
- a CDS encoding HPF/RaiA family ribosome-associated protein, whose protein sequence is MRIKVHARRLALTRSLKAYVKRRLNFALNSRYDNIQHVTVTLTDVNGPKGGEDKHCQVLVKINGQKDVVITEQQADLYSAIDSAANRTSRTVTRRIERLQHKAIRLKAAFHKMRPQKTMPKDIYEEYENEYGYYQHA
- the nhaR gene encoding transcriptional activator NhaR, whose protein sequence is MINFKHLHYFWMTAKQGSITKASESLHITPQTISGQISLLEDQLGKTLFTKMGRTLKLTDTGRLVLSYADEIFALGSELEQSVRVASTDRTQRLRVGIADAIPKSIAYRLLAPAMKLDTPIRLVCKENSLESLLGELALHKLDFIIADGPIPPHLGVRGFNHFLGECGTAFMAAPNVLQDHAVSFPECLMGAPFLIPSDQSLVQVQLLQWLERHHIHPKITGEFDDRALMKTFGQAGAGVFVVPSAISEEVAKQFKVELIGHTEDIREQFFAIASEQRLTNPALVAINEAAKEWLTHS